The genomic segment GGCAAAGGAGCTTAGTTCCCCTTCTCCTTCAGCTCCGCCAGCCGGGCCTGGCTCAGCGCCGACAGCTGCTTCTCCAGCTCCTTGTGCTCGGCCAGAAATTCCTTGAAATCATAATTATTGATGAATATCAGGTCCCCATCGGTCTTGGCTGCCACCGTGGCGGTGCGGGGCACATCGGCCAGCAGGGCGATCTCCCCGAAGGGGTCGCCTTTCTTAAGCGTGGCGACAATTGACGAATCATCCCCGCCCAGCACTTCCAGCTCGCCCTCCATCACCACGTAAAAGCACTGCCCGATCTCGCCCCTGCGGATCACCACCTGCCCGGGCCTCACCTCCAGATGCTGGACCATGCCCAGCAGCCGGGTCAGCGAGTCCGGGGACAGCCGGCTGAAGAAATCGCTGGTCTTTAAGGCGCCCACCGTGGACAATGCGTCCAGGATGTCCTGGCCCTGCTCCAGCACCAGGGTCAAAGTGGTCCGGTCACAGACCTCCTCCGGGCCGAAATACTGGATCGGTCCGGGGTACAGGTAGTCGGTTGACATCATCCATTTGTCGCGCTGCTGGGCGAAGACCTTGAACGGCTTGCCCTCCAGCTCCACCAGGGCCTTTTTGATCACCGGCACATCCTTGCCCTGGCGCCGCTCCACCGTCATCATTCCGGCCAAAGGCTGGCCGCCCGGCACCCATTCGGTGGACGGCTTCATCAGGTTCCTGACCGTGGCGATGTACCCCGTCTTCTCCGCCGCCAAAAGCGCCCCGGTGGTGTAGCCCAGGCTGTAGGCGTAATCGGCGTCGAAGTTGGACGGCGCGGCGCAGCGGCCCTCGTAGCCGAAGAAATGGTTCTGGGCCGCGTATTTGCCATTGTACTTCCCTTCGGCCTTCCATTCCCGCAACAGGTCGCCCACCATGTCTATCAGCAGCTTCTCTGTCTCTATCTTGGAGACCTGGACGTTGCCGTGGGGATCCCGGTCCACCAGCAGCTCCCACTGCAGTTCGTCCGGCAGCTGGCCGTAGGCCTGGGCCGAGGCCGGAGACAACTTGCTGTTGAGGAACTGGTGCTTGTCCTTGGTGGTGGGCAGGGAATTGAAGTAGTCGTGATGGGCGGAAAGGATCTCATTGAGCTCGGTGATCAGAATTTTGATCTCGGGGATGAATTCGATCAGGCCTTCCGGAACCACCACCACCCCGAAATTCATCTTCTCTTCGGACCGGGCCTTGATCAGGCTGGCGATCTGCTCCACTATCTGCTTCAGGCTGTAGGCTTTGGCCGCCACTTCCTCGGAGATGACGGTCAGGTTGGGATGGCACTGCAGGGCGCATTCCAGGGCAATGTGCGAGGCCGAGCGGCCCATCACCCGCACGAAGTGCCAGTATTTCTGGGCCGAGTTGCAGTCCCGCAGAATATTCCCCAGCAGTTCGGTGTAGACCTTGGTGGCGGTGTCAAAGCCGAATGATATCTCTATCTGTTCGTTCTTCAGGTCGCCGTCTATGGTCTTGGGGCAGCCCACCACGTTGATCTCGGCCTCGTTCTGCAGAAAGTATTCGGCCAGCATGCAGGCGTTGGTGTTGGAGTCGTCTCCGCCCACTATCACCAGCCCGGTTACCCCTAAGTCCCGGCAGTTTTGGGCCACTTTTACGAACTGCTCCTGCTTGTCCAGCTTGGTGCGCCCGGTGCGGATCAGGTCAAAGCCCCCGGTGTTGCGGTATTCATCGATCAGATCGGAGGTCAGCAATTGGTACTTGTTGTCCACCAGACCGCTGCTGCCGCCGGTAAAACCATACAACCGGCTTTGGGGATTGATGGCGGTCAGGGAATCGAACAGCCCGGCCAGCACGTTGTGTCCGCCCGGGGCCTGGCCCCCGGAGAAGATCACCCCCACGTTAAGGGGCTTGTATTGGCGCTTTTGGTCCGGCTCGAACACCACCGGCTTAAAGGCTGAAGTTTTGGGAAAAGCCCCGTCAATGATCTCGTGTTTGGGCTCCGGCTCGCCTGTTTCAATTGCCCTCACCCGGGGACCGTTCTTGACAAAGATCGCAGGAAGCTTGGGCCGGTAACCGGCCCGGTGTTTTTGTAAAACGGAGATTTCGGACATGGGTTCTCCTGTGTGTTTTTATGGAAGAAATGACGATTTTAACAGCCTTTTAGTTTAACACTACCAAGGTGTTATGTCAATAAAAATCGGCAGTGATTTTGTATGACTCCCCGGGGAATTATAATCCGCAGATTTTCACAGATTATCACAGATTTTCCCCTGTTGAATCAAACAATTAGGAGGAAAGTAATTGTTATAATCTGCGTTAATCTGTGGATAAAAGGCTCTTAATCTAAGGGGGCAGCGGCCGCGGTCAGGGCCAGCACTTTGGAAGCCCCAGCCTCCAACAGTTTTCCGGCGCAGGACCCGATGGTGGCCCCGGTGGTCAGCACGTCGTCTATCAGGATGATTGTTTTGCCCCGGACCAGTTCCGGCTTTTTGACGGAAAAGATGTCCTTGACATTCTCCAGCCGCTGCTGCTTGTTGAGCTTGGTCTGGGTCTGGGTGTGCCTGGCCCGGGCGATGATGTTTTCGGGACAGGGCTTGTTCCATGTTTTTCCCAAAGCCTGGGCCAGAAGCTGGGCCTGGTTGTAGCCCCGCTCCCTCTTGCGGGCCGGGTGCAAAGGAACTGAAAGGATCAGGTCAGAAGATTTATAATGGTCTGCTCCGGACAACGACTGTTCCATGTATTCTGAGAGCTTCTTGACCACCGAACGCCGGTCCGAGTATTTCAGCAGGTGAATGGCATCGGCCAGCGGCGTCTTAAAAGGCCCGATGGCCCTGATGTCGGCGCAGGCCCAGTCCGGGATCCGGCACTTGGGACAAAGCATCGGCATCTCATGGGAGGGCTGCGCCGGTAATTGAGCCCCGCAGCGCTGGCAGCAGTCCGGCCTCCATTTTACCAGGGAATCCCAGCAGGCCTCGCAGATCAATCCGCTTTCTGGCTGCAGGATCTTCTGGTGGCAGGAAGCGCAGAATGGCGGAAAGATGAAATTCAGCA from the bacterium genome contains:
- a CDS encoding cyclic nucleotide-binding domain-containing protein → MVQHLEVRPGQVVIRRGEIGQCFYVVMEGELEVLGGDDSSIVATLKKGDPFGEIALLADVPRTATVAAKTDGDLIFINNYDFKEFLAEHKELEKQLSALSQARLAELKEKGN
- a CDS encoding ComF family protein; protein product: MLKSLLHSLLNFIFPPFCASCHQKILQPESGLICEACWDSLVKWRPDCCQRCGAQLPAQPSHEMPMLCPKCRIPDWACADIRAIGPFKTPLADAIHLLKYSDRRSVVKKLSEYMEQSLSGADHYKSSDLILSVPLHPARKRERGYNQAQLLAQALGKTWNKPCPENIIARARHTQTQTKLNKQQRLENVKDIFSVKKPELVRGKTIILIDDVLTTGATIGSCAGKLLEAGASKVLALTAAAAPLD